A portion of the Armatimonadota bacterium genome contains these proteins:
- a CDS encoding GntR family transcriptional regulator, which translates to MAIGQMTNNHLYKAVYEALRGRIIAGDYLPGDALPSEPRLKEEFGVSTITVRRAIHELALDGLVEPRQGVGNIVREPADSSVVIGMSSFTTDVAHGRLRLVRTLLADEMIPAAPDIAERLHVQPGSVLRHLVRLDCEGNAPLSTDEVFIPPAFASAITNEIAASPTFMHLWQEASGLQLMRTDYEIWAEKSSFDDQQTLQITQDCPVLVTGELVQDNKDMPCAWIVSRYRADRGRLSGTVVLAQRKTERGVIGE; encoded by the coding sequence ATGGCCATTGGGCAAATGACGAACAATCACCTATATAAAGCGGTCTATGAAGCTCTTCGGGGGCGAATAATAGCTGGAGACTATCTGCCCGGTGACGCATTGCCGTCGGAACCCAGGCTCAAAGAAGAGTTTGGGGTCAGTACTATCACAGTACGCCGGGCCATCCATGAACTTGCGCTTGATGGTTTGGTCGAGCCACGGCAGGGCGTCGGCAATATAGTGCGTGAACCTGCAGACAGCAGCGTAGTGATCGGTATGTCCAGCTTTACAACTGACGTTGCTCATGGCAGGCTCAGACTTGTGCGAACTCTGCTGGCCGATGAAATGATTCCTGCCGCACCGGACATAGCCGAAAGATTGCATGTGCAGCCCGGTTCGGTGCTGCGGCATCTCGTCCGGTTGGACTGCGAAGGCAACGCCCCGCTTTCTACTGATGAAGTCTTTATCCCACCCGCGTTCGCCTCGGCTATAACAAACGAGATTGCTGCCTCGCCGACGTTTATGCATCTTTGGCAGGAAGCATCCGGGCTTCAACTCATGCGTACAGATTACGAGATATGGGCTGAAAAGTCATCTTTTGATGACCAGCAGACCCTACAGATCACGCAGGACTGCCCTGTGCTGGTCACAGGCGAACTTGTTCAAGACAATAAAGACATGCCGTGTGCATGGATCGTCAGCCGGTATCGAGCCGACAGGGGCAGGCTTTCGGGAACAGTAGTGCTGGCACAGAGAAAGACCGAACGCGGAGTAATTGGAGAATAA
- a CDS encoding glutamate-5-semialdehyde dehydrogenase, whose translation MSEVELICKKAKAAAPGLASLGAAVKDKALMAMADSFEANKAAIFDANKKDLTAAEKSGISPAMLKRLELTDKKISQMADGVRQIAALRDPVGETIDGYLRPNGMEVRRVRVPIGVIGIIYESRPNVTADAAAICLKSGNAVILRGGSEAINSNLAIAKLISDAITALGVPDGAVQIITTTDRAAARELMTMKPYVDCLIPRGGKGLIKTVIENSTIPVIEHGDGNCHVYVDGAADIKMAEEIVFNAKVQNPSVCNAMETLLVSEQIASEFLPVICKRLADAGVEIRADEKARAIVPGLKEATQEDWATEYLDLIIAIKTVSGIDEAIEHIGEYGSRHTEAIVTQDYSAARKFTNQVDAAAVFVNVSTRFTDGYEFGKGAEMGISTQKLHARGPMGIEEMTTYKYIVTGNGQLRG comes from the coding sequence ATGTCTGAAGTCGAGTTAATCTGCAAAAAGGCTAAAGCCGCCGCGCCTGGACTGGCTTCACTTGGAGCCGCCGTAAAAGACAAGGCGCTGATGGCAATGGCCGACTCTTTCGAGGCTAACAAGGCCGCCATATTCGATGCAAACAAAAAGGATCTTACGGCAGCCGAAAAGTCCGGCATCAGCCCGGCCATGCTCAAACGTCTTGAGCTGACCGATAAGAAGATCTCTCAGATGGCTGACGGTGTCCGGCAAATAGCTGCTCTTCGCGACCCTGTGGGCGAGACCATCGACGGCTACCTGCGTCCGAACGGGATGGAGGTACGGCGAGTGCGCGTGCCTATCGGTGTGATCGGGATTATATATGAGTCCAGGCCAAATGTGACAGCAGACGCCGCAGCGATCTGCCTGAAGTCCGGCAATGCGGTGATACTCCGAGGCGGGTCCGAAGCGATCAATTCAAATCTCGCCATAGCCAAGCTCATAAGCGATGCGATAACTGCACTCGGTGTGCCTGACGGCGCAGTCCAGATTATTACAACCACCGACCGAGCGGCGGCGCGCGAGCTTATGACGATGAAACCGTACGTTGACTGCCTTATTCCTCGCGGCGGTAAGGGGCTTATCAAAACCGTGATAGAAAACTCGACCATCCCTGTGATCGAACACGGCGACGGCAACTGTCACGTATATGTGGACGGCGCGGCGGATATCAAAATGGCCGAAGAGATCGTCTTTAACGCCAAGGTCCAGAACCCCAGCGTGTGCAATGCAATGGAGACTCTGCTGGTGAGTGAACAAATCGCTTCTGAATTTCTTCCTGTAATATGTAAGCGTCTGGCCGATGCGGGCGTTGAAATAAGAGCTGATGAAAAGGCTCGCGCCATCGTGCCCGGGCTCAAAGAAGCGACCCAGGAGGACTGGGCAACCGAATATCTCGACCTGATAATCGCCATAAAGACCGTCTCGGGGATTGATGAAGCAATCGAACATATAGGCGAGTATGGCAGCAGGCATACTGAGGCGATTGTGACCCAAGACTACAGTGCGGCGCGGAAGTTTACAAACCAGGTCGACGCGGCGGCTGTGTTTGTCAATGTCTCTACACGCTTTACAGACGGCTATGAATTCGGCAAAGGAGCCGAGATGGGTATCAGTACTCAAAAGCTCCATGCGCGCGGGCCTATGGGCATTGAGGAGATGACGACGTATAAGTATATAGTGACGGGCAATGGCCAGCTCAGAGGATAA
- the nadD gene encoding nicotinate-nucleotide adenylyltransferase, with amino-acid sequence MASSEDKLFREKGFPKQQEATANHPTPNTCHLGVMGGTFDPIHYGHLILAEQARERFGLDKVLFITASDPPHKTGNDIAPALARHQMACLAVKDNAYFECSTIEIERGGTSYTIDTLLQLKQLYGDVDIRLLLGADEAAMLMSWRDPYGIQELAKIVVANRPGQEVQDTLKLLPDDFARNIEPLKMPGVDISSTDLRERVRSGKSIRYLVPESVENYIMNNGLYRG; translated from the coding sequence ATGGCCAGCTCAGAGGATAAGCTGTTTCGGGAAAAGGGTTTCCCGAAACAACAAGAAGCAACCGCCAATCACCCGACACCCAACACCTGTCACCTGGGAGTGATGGGAGGGACGTTCGACCCGATCCATTATGGCCACCTGATCCTTGCTGAGCAGGCGCGGGAGAGATTCGGGCTGGACAAGGTGCTCTTTATAACAGCATCCGACCCGCCTCACAAGACGGGCAATGATATAGCTCCTGCGCTCGCGAGGCACCAAATGGCATGCCTTGCCGTAAAAGACAATGCGTATTTCGAGTGCTCGACCATAGAAATCGAGCGCGGCGGAACGTCTTATACAATAGATACGTTATTACAATTGAAGCAGCTCTATGGCGATGTCGACATCCGTCTATTGCTTGGAGCCGACGAGGCCGCAATGCTGATGAGCTGGCGCGACCCATACGGCATCCAGGAACTGGCGAAGATAGTCGTAGCGAACAGACCAGGTCAGGAAGTGCAAGACACATTAAAGCTCCTGCCGGATGATTTTGCGAGAAATATCGAGCCGCTGAAGATGCCCGGTGTGGACATATCCTCCACCGACCTGCGCGAGAGAGTGCGCTCAGGCAAGTCGATCAGATATCTGGTGCCCGAATCGGTGGAAAACTATATCATGAATAATGGTTTATACAGGGGGTAA
- a CDS encoding LCP family protein has product MRGTSFWVIALVVVVGAALGVAGGSFLAVILPSMRATGTGWESLLNGPFGNKRQVRILMMGEDDTSKRNANGYGLSDTLVVMAIDTKTKEVRAVSIPRDTMVEIPNHGTCKINSANVHGGPKLAMQVVQNLLGVPIDYYVMTNTTGLRGLVDLVGGVYIVVDKDMHYNDNHGGLHINLHASPDKQLLSGREAEGYVRFRHDATGDSGYKMKDGKMVAAGRIVRQQYFMRALANRVLSISTKRGRADVLRQAYEKKYIMSNLNLSDWDGLADFLKDFKPEEMTMNVLPGHPQNIHGASYWVADMDEAQLVISHNLLFLGSSSKDAPKIEVLNGSGITGAARRAAVKLQNAGFEVTHTDNAPSDYPEGCIITHKGRTKPVEQIAKLMNCSDIREESKLDSKNKADITVIVGRDYSD; this is encoded by the coding sequence ATGCGAGGCACATCCTTTTGGGTAATTGCCCTGGTTGTTGTTGTTGGAGCCGCGTTAGGAGTTGCCGGGGGAAGTTTCCTGGCTGTAATACTTCCATCCATGCGAGCGACAGGAACCGGCTGGGAGTCGCTGCTGAATGGTCCTTTCGGCAATAAGCGTCAGGTCAGAATATTGATGATGGGTGAGGACGACACTTCAAAGCGCAATGCCAATGGCTACGGTCTGTCGGACACGCTTGTGGTAATGGCCATCGACACCAAGACCAAGGAAGTGCGGGCGGTCTCCATCCCTCGCGACACAATGGTCGAAATTCCAAATCATGGCACATGCAAAATCAACTCGGCTAATGTTCATGGCGGCCCTAAGCTGGCCATGCAGGTCGTTCAAAACCTTCTCGGCGTGCCTATCGACTATTACGTCATGACCAACACCACTGGCCTCAGAGGGCTGGTCGATTTGGTCGGCGGCGTATATATTGTCGTCGACAAAGACATGCACTACAACGACAATCATGGTGGTCTGCATATCAACCTTCATGCGAGCCCCGATAAGCAGCTTTTGAGCGGCAGAGAAGCTGAAGGTTACGTGCGATTCAGACATGACGCGACCGGCGACAGCGGCTACAAAATGAAAGACGGCAAGATGGTCGCTGCAGGCAGGATCGTGCGACAGCAGTATTTTATGCGCGCGCTTGCAAACCGGGTCTTGAGCATTTCGACCAAACGCGGGCGAGCGGACGTATTGCGCCAGGCTTATGAAAAGAAATATATAATGAGCAACCTCAACCTGTCCGACTGGGACGGTCTGGCCGATTTCTTAAAAGATTTCAAGCCTGAAGAGATGACTATGAACGTTCTTCCGGGTCACCCGCAAAATATCCATGGAGCCAGCTACTGGGTCGCCGACATGGACGAGGCTCAATTAGTAATATCGCACAATCTGCTCTTCCTTGGAAGCAGCAGTAAGGATGCGCCCAAAATCGAGGTCCTGAACGGTTCCGGCATAACGGGAGCCGCGCGCAGGGCTGCAGTAAAATTGCAAAATGCGGGTTTTGAAGTAACCCACACGGATAATGCGCCGTCCGATTATCCTGAAGGCTGTATTATAACGCATAAAGGCAGAACTAAACCGGTTGAACAAATTGCAAAGCTGATGAACTGCAGTGACATTCGCGAGGAATCAAAGTTAGATAGTAAGAATAAAGCGGATATAACAGTTATCGTCGGACGAGACTACAGCGACTAG
- the rsfS gene encoding ribosome silencing factor, translating to MRILNEKKAENIEVLDVAKRTLLADYFVVCSGTSNTHIKAIADGLLVDGKQAGLRKDHAEGYTQAKWVLVDYGDVVVHIFAAEEREYYDIESLWKEAAVKLERETQ from the coding sequence ATTAGAATACTCAACGAGAAGAAGGCCGAAAATATCGAGGTGCTGGATGTAGCCAAGCGAACGCTTTTGGCTGACTATTTTGTGGTCTGCAGCGGCACATCCAATACCCATATCAAAGCCATCGCGGATGGGCTTTTGGTTGACGGCAAACAAGCCGGCCTGCGCAAGGACCATGCCGAGGGTTATACGCAGGCAAAGTGGGTCCTGGTAGACTACGGAGACGTGGTCGTGCATATATTCGCAGCCGAAGAGCGCGAGTATTACGACATCGAATCTCTCTGGAAAGAGGCCGCGGTCAAGCTGGAGCGAGAGACTCAATAA